In Enterobacter cloacae, the following are encoded in one genomic region:
- a CDS encoding ABC transporter substrate-binding protein → MSNTFRISLLTATVLISTSAMSALPQGYPAEYQKVVDAATKEGKVVIYSTTDTKAAGPLIEGFEKTYPGIKVEYNDMNSTELYNRFISEQASGGGSGDVVWSSSMDTGLKLATDYAMEYKSPEQSQLPKWAVWHDKAYGTTYEPVVFIYNKRLIPAGDVPDSHAALAKLIASQTDKFKSKVTTYDIEKSGLGFMLSVQDHKADPNYFKTLADVAKGGLAVQSSTGTMMERVSSGENLIGFNILGSYAEARAKNDPSLGIAYPKDYTLVLSRVSFISQQAQNSNAAKLWLDYVLSEKGQSILANQADIPSIRNDIEGKNDIDGLTKILGTALKPIPVDESLLEYLQPKKRLDYIKQWRAAAAK, encoded by the coding sequence ATGTCGAACACTTTCCGAATTTCTCTGCTTACCGCTACTGTACTGATTTCAACCTCCGCAATGTCTGCTTTGCCGCAGGGCTACCCTGCTGAGTATCAAAAAGTCGTGGATGCCGCGACCAAAGAGGGCAAGGTGGTTATCTATTCCACCACCGATACCAAAGCCGCCGGGCCGCTGATCGAGGGCTTCGAAAAGACTTACCCCGGCATTAAAGTTGAATACAACGACATGAACAGCACCGAGCTGTACAACCGTTTTATCAGCGAACAGGCCTCCGGTGGCGGTAGCGGCGATGTGGTCTGGAGCTCATCAATGGATACCGGGCTGAAGCTCGCAACCGACTACGCGATGGAGTACAAATCTCCGGAACAAAGCCAGTTGCCAAAATGGGCGGTCTGGCATGATAAAGCTTATGGCACCACCTACGAGCCGGTCGTATTCATCTACAACAAACGGTTGATCCCGGCGGGTGACGTACCGGATTCCCATGCAGCCCTGGCGAAACTGATTGCCAGCCAGACGGACAAATTTAAGAGCAAAGTCACCACCTACGACATCGAAAAGTCGGGTCTGGGTTTCATGCTCTCCGTGCAGGATCACAAGGCCGATCCCAACTACTTCAAAACGCTGGCTGACGTCGCCAAAGGCGGCTTAGCGGTGCAGTCCTCCACCGGTACCATGATGGAGAGGGTCTCATCGGGTGAAAACCTGATTGGCTTTAACATTCTGGGCTCCTACGCTGAAGCCCGGGCGAAGAACGATCCGTCACTTGGGATCGCCTACCCGAAAGATTACACCCTGGTTCTGTCGCGCGTTTCCTTCATCAGCCAGCAGGCGCAGAACAGCAATGCCGCTAAGCTGTGGCTGGACTATGTCCTGTCAGAAAAAGGGCAAAGCATTCTGGCAAACCAGGCGGATATCCCGTCCATTCGTAACGATATCGAAGGTAAAAATGATATCGACGGTCTGACCAAAATTCTGGGCACTGCGCTGAAACCGATCCCGGTTGATGAAAGCCTGCTGGAATATCTGCAGCCGAAAAAACGTCTGGATTACATCAAACAGTGGCGTGCAGCCGCCGCCAAATAA
- a CDS encoding spermidine/putrescine ABC transporter permease, which produces MNTLHRKWQSLPRGIVVLITALVIYVPLSFIVIQSFLSAPFFSPAKEWSLESFGFIFTDPDFYKALKSGFILAFGLVVIAIPLGGVLAFLMVRTDLPGRRLIEPLILVPIFVSPMVLGFGYVVAAGPVGFLSLWAQALIGFVPWNIYDMSSIVVIAGLTHVPHAYLYISSALRSVGSDVEEAARTAGASPLQVMMSVSLPMVRPSILYAIVLLFFLGLEVFGLMLVLGDPEGNMVLATYLYQLTNKLGTPSYHLMAAVAVVLICITIPLVMLQRRLMRTANRFVTMKGKASQARALPLGKWRWVAGAVVAAWLTVTIGVPLLGVVLRAFISNWGVGVSLWDELSLDTFRTIWAQPNLLRAIVNSMSIGVIGGALAVACYLFVGIAMHRKPDNTTRFLDYSVLVPRAVPGLLAGLAFLWVFLFLPMWLDNSLKSGWLSGFVWSDWMRENLIVWLRSLRSTIFSVWLAYTVVWMAYGLRLISSTLLQVGPELEEAARSTGATRGQITRHVTIPLSRYGLIGSWLLMFLIFEREYSTGVYLLSPGTETIGSMLVSLWAAGAIDIVAALSFINILLVVVGLGIALRFGVKLHD; this is translated from the coding sequence ATGAATACATTACACAGAAAATGGCAAAGCCTGCCGCGCGGTATTGTCGTGTTGATAACCGCACTGGTTATCTACGTGCCTTTGTCGTTTATCGTGATACAGAGCTTTTTATCCGCCCCGTTCTTTTCTCCGGCAAAAGAGTGGAGCCTTGAGTCATTTGGCTTTATTTTCACCGACCCTGATTTTTATAAGGCACTGAAAAGTGGTTTTATTCTCGCCTTTGGCCTGGTCGTCATCGCCATCCCATTGGGCGGTGTGCTGGCCTTTCTGATGGTACGTACCGATTTACCTGGCCGTCGTCTGATTGAGCCGCTGATCCTGGTGCCGATTTTTGTTTCACCGATGGTGCTGGGGTTTGGCTATGTGGTGGCGGCAGGTCCGGTGGGTTTCTTATCCCTGTGGGCGCAAGCGCTGATTGGCTTTGTCCCGTGGAATATCTACGACATGTCGAGCATCGTGGTCATTGCGGGCCTGACGCATGTTCCACACGCCTATCTCTATATCTCTTCCGCGCTGCGCAGCGTAGGTTCCGATGTCGAAGAGGCCGCACGCACTGCGGGGGCATCACCTTTACAGGTGATGATGTCCGTCAGCTTACCGATGGTGCGCCCGTCGATTCTGTATGCCATCGTGCTGTTGTTCTTCCTTGGGCTGGAAGTCTTCGGCCTGATGCTGGTGCTCGGCGATCCGGAAGGTAACATGGTGCTGGCAACCTATTTGTACCAGCTCACCAACAAGCTCGGTACCCCGTCCTATCACCTGATGGCAGCGGTTGCCGTGGTGCTGATTTGTATCACTATTCCACTGGTTATGCTGCAGCGTCGTCTGATGCGTACCGCCAACCGCTTCGTGACCATGAAAGGGAAAGCGTCGCAGGCGCGTGCCTTACCGCTGGGTAAATGGCGCTGGGTGGCCGGCGCAGTGGTGGCCGCCTGGCTGACCGTGACTATCGGTGTCCCCCTGCTTGGCGTGGTGTTGCGCGCGTTTATCTCTAACTGGGGGGTGGGTGTTTCGCTGTGGGATGAGCTTTCACTCGATACCTTCCGCACCATCTGGGCACAACCGAACCTGTTACGCGCCATCGTCAACTCAATGTCTATCGGCGTGATTGGCGGCGCGCTGGCCGTGGCGTGCTACCTGTTTGTTGGCATCGCAATGCACCGCAAACCGGACAATACCACGCGCTTTCTTGATTACAGCGTACTGGTGCCGCGCGCGGTTCCAGGCCTGCTCGCGGGTCTGGCTTTCCTGTGGGTCTTCCTGTTCCTGCCGATGTGGCTGGATAACTCGCTGAAATCAGGCTGGCTTTCCGGGTTCGTCTGGTCTGACTGGATGCGCGAAAACCTGATCGTCTGGCTGCGCTCATTACGCAGCACCATTTTCAGCGTCTGGCTGGCCTACACCGTGGTGTGGATGGCATACGGACTGAGGCTTATCTCCTCCACGCTGTTACAGGTAGGGCCAGAGCTTGAAGAGGCCGCCCGCAGTACAGGAGCAACGCGCGGGCAAATTACGCGCCACGTGACCATTCCGCTGTCCCGCTACGGTCTTATCGGTTCCTGGCTGCTGATGTTCCTGATCTTTGAGCGTGAATACTCAACGGGTGTGTACCTGCTTTCTCCCGGTACAGAAACCATTGGTTCAATGCTGGTTTCGCTGTGGGCCGCTGGTGCCATTGATATCGTGGCAGCGCTCTCCTTTATTAATATCCTGCTGGTCGTGGTAGGTCTGGGCATTGCCCTTCGTTTCGGAGTCAAATTACATGATTGA
- a CDS encoding ABC transporter ATP-binding protein, which translates to MIELAVDNLHLTYGDNPVLKGVSMNLKRGEVVSLLGPSGSGKTTLLRAVAGLEKPTQGSIVIGKNKVYDGTPRSEIPAEERNLGLVFQSYALWPHKTVFENVAYPLKLRKVATKEINQRVQDVLDQLGLGHLGKRHPHQLSGGQQQRVAIGRALVYNPPVILLDEPLSNLDAKLREEARVFLRELIIKLGLSALMVTHDQNEAMSISDRILLLNNGKIEQQGTPQEMYGSPKTLFTAEFMGSNNRLHGKVTEVRDGKACIEGKDWVLWGQAGEGVQNGQEATAVIRVERVEVVDGPGENQLELPLLTSMYLGDRWEYLFRTAGDDFVIRAYGHDVRDPQHCHLSLPAKHVWIFPKN; encoded by the coding sequence ATGATTGAATTAGCGGTCGACAACCTGCACTTAACCTACGGCGACAACCCGGTGCTGAAAGGCGTTTCCATGAACCTGAAGCGCGGTGAAGTGGTCTCTCTGCTGGGGCCATCGGGCAGCGGGAAAACCACCCTGCTGCGCGCGGTGGCAGGGCTGGAAAAGCCGACTCAGGGATCAATTGTGATTGGCAAAAACAAAGTTTACGACGGCACGCCGCGCAGCGAAATTCCGGCGGAAGAGCGTAATCTGGGGCTGGTATTTCAGTCCTACGCGCTGTGGCCGCACAAAACCGTTTTTGAGAACGTGGCCTATCCGTTAAAACTGCGTAAAGTCGCAACCAAAGAGATCAACCAGCGGGTACAGGATGTGCTGGATCAACTTGGGTTAGGTCATCTTGGTAAACGTCACCCACACCAGCTTTCCGGTGGACAACAGCAGCGCGTGGCGATTGGCCGGGCCCTGGTTTACAACCCACCGGTGATCCTGCTGGATGAACCACTCTCTAACCTCGACGCCAAGCTGCGCGAAGAAGCCCGCGTGTTCCTGCGGGAGTTAATTATCAAGCTGGGCTTATCCGCACTGATGGTGACGCACGACCAGAATGAAGCGATGTCCATTTCCGACCGCATCCTGCTGCTCAATAACGGTAAGATTGAACAGCAAGGCACACCGCAGGAGATGTACGGTTCGCCAAAGACTCTGTTTACGGCAGAATTTATGGGCAGCAATAACCGTCTGCACGGCAAAGTGACAGAAGTGCGCGATGGCAAAGCATGCATTGAGGGAAAAGACTGGGTATTGTGGGGGCAGGCCGGTGAAGGCGTGCAAAACGGTCAGGAGGCCACCGCGGTGATCCGCGTCGAGCGCGTCGAGGTGGTGGACGGCCCGGGTGAAAATCAGCTTGAACTGCCGCTGCTCACCAGCATGTATCTGGGTGACCGCTGGGAATACTTGTTCCGCACGGCAGGCGATGACTTTGTGATCCGCGCCTATGGCCACGACGTTCGCGACCCGCAGCATTGTCATTTATCACTGCCAGCAAAACACGTCTGGATTTTCCCGAAGAACTGA
- a CDS encoding IS5 family transposase: MSHQLTFADSEFSTKRRQTRKEIFLSRMEHILPWQNMTAVIEPFYPKAGNGRRPYPLETMLRIHCMQHWYNLSDGAMEDALYEIASMRLFARLSLDSALPDRTTIMNFRHLLEQHQLARQLFKTINRWLAEAGVMMTQGTLVDATIIEAPSSTKNKEQQRDPEMHQTKKGNQWHFGMKAHIGVDAKSGLTHSLVTTAANEHDLNQLSNLLHGEEQFVSADAGYQGAPQREELAEVDVDWLIAERPGKVKTLKQHPRKNKTAINIEYMKASIRARVEHPFRIIKRQFGFVKARYKGLLKNDNQLAMLFTLANLFRVDQMIRQWERSH, encoded by the coding sequence ATGAGCCATCAACTCACCTTCGCCGATAGTGAATTCAGCACTAAGCGCCGTCAGACCCGAAAAGAGATTTTCCTCTCCCGCATGGAGCATATTCTGCCATGGCAGAATATGACCGCTGTCATCGAGCCGTTTTATCCCAAGGCGGGCAATGGCCGACGGCCCTATCCGCTGGAGACCATGCTGCGTATTCACTGCATGCAGCATTGGTACAACCTGAGCGACGGTGCCATGGAAGATGCCCTGTACGAAATCGCCTCCATGCGCCTGTTTGCCCGATTATCCCTGGATAGCGCCCTGCCGGATCGCACCACCATCATGAATTTCCGCCACCTGCTCGAGCAGCATCAACTGGCCCGTCAATTGTTCAAGACCATCAATCGCTGGCTGGCCGAAGCAGGCGTCATGATGACCCAAGGCACTTTGGTGGATGCCACCATCATTGAGGCACCCAGCTCTACCAAGAACAAAGAGCAGCAACGCGATCCGGAGATGCATCAGACCAAGAAAGGCAATCAGTGGCACTTTGGCATGAAGGCCCACATTGGTGTCGATGCCAAGAGTGGCCTGACCCACAGCCTAGTCACCACCGCGGCCAACGAGCATGACCTCAATCAGCTGAGTAATCTGCTTCATGGAGAGGAGCAATTTGTCTCAGCCGATGCCGGCTACCAAGGAGCGCCACAGCGCGAGGAGCTGGCCGAGGTGGATGTGGACTGGCTGATCGCCGAGCGTCCCGGCAAGGTAAAAACCTTGAAGCAGCATCCGCGCAAGAACAAAACGGCCATCAACATCGAATACATGAAAGCCAGCATCCGTGCCAGGGTGGAGCACCCGTTTCGCATCATCAAGCGGCAGTTCGGCTTCGTGAAAGCCAGATACAAGGGGCTGCTGAAAAATGATAACCAACTGGCGATGTTATTCACCCTGGCCAACCTGTTTCGGGTGGACCAAATGATACGTCAGTGGGAGAGATCTCACTAA
- a CDS encoding IS5 family transposase yields the protein MAKQKFRITNWSTYNKALINRGSLTFWLDDEAIQAWYESATPSSRGRPQRYSDLAITTVLVIKRVFRLTLRAAQGFIDSIFALMNVPLRCPDYTSVSKRAKSVNVSFKTSTRGEIAHLVIDSTGLKVFGEGEWKVRKHGKERRRIWRKLHLAVDSNTHEVVCADLSLNNVTDSEAFPGLIRQTHRKIRAAAADGAYDTRLCHDELRRKKISALIPPRKGAGYWPGEYADRNRAVANQRLSGSNARWKWTTEYNRRSIAETAMYRMKQLLGDSLTLRDYDGQVAEAMAMVRALNRMTKAGMPESVRIA from the coding sequence GTGGCAAAGCAAAAGTTCAGAATCACCAACTGGTCCACCTACAACAAAGCTCTCATCAACCGTGGCTCCCTCACTTTCTGGCTGGATGATGAGGCGATTCAGGCCTGGTATGAGTCGGCAACGCCTTCATCACGAGGAAGGCCCCAGCGCTATTCTGATCTCGCCATCACCACCGTTCTGGTGATTAAACGCGTATTCCGGCTGACCCTGCGGGCTGCGCAGGGTTTTATTGATTCCATTTTTGCCCTGATGAACGTTCCGTTGCGCTGCCCGGATTACACCAGTGTCAGTAAGCGGGCAAAGTCGGTTAATGTCAGTTTCAAAACGTCCACCCGGGGTGAAATCGCACACCTGGTGATTGATTCCACCGGGCTGAAGGTCTTTGGTGAAGGCGAATGGAAAGTCAGAAAGCACGGCAAAGAGCGCCGTCGTATCTGGCGAAAGTTGCATCTTGCTGTTGACAGCAACACACATGAAGTTGTCTGTGCAGACCTGTCGCTGAATAACGTCACGGACTCAGAAGCCTTCCCGGGCCTTATCCGGCAGACTCACAGAAAAATCAGGGCAGCCGCGGCAGACGGGGCTTACGATACCCGGCTCTGTCACGATGAACTGCGCCGCAAAAAAATCAGCGCGCTTATTCCTCCCCGAAAAGGAGCAGGTTACTGGCCCGGTGAGTACGCAGACCGCAACCGTGCCGTTGCTAATCAGCGGCTGAGCGGAAGCAATGCACGGTGGAAATGGACAACGGAATATAACCGTCGCTCGATAGCGGAAACGGCAATGTACAGAATGAAGCAGTTGTTGGGAGATTCACTGACGCTGCGTGACTACGATGGTCAGGTAGCGGAAGCTATGGCCATGGTGCGTGCGTTGAACAGGATGACAAAGGCTGGGATGCCAGAAAGCGTGCGTATTGCCTGA